One Candidatus Methylomirabilota bacterium genomic window, CCGCCGGCTTGCCCGCGCCGGTGGCCGAGCCCGATGGGCTCGACCGACCCTACTGGGACGGCACGCGCCGGAGCGAGCTCTGGGTGCAGCGCTGCAACCGCTGCCGCACCTGGCAGTGGGGACCCGAGTGGATCTGCCACGCTTGTCTCGTCAGCGACGTCGGCTGGACGCGGGTGGACGGCCGCGGCGTCATCTACTCATGGGAGCGCGCGTGGCATCCCGTGCATCCGGCTCTCAAGGGCCATGGGCCCTACATCGTGGTGCTGGTGGAGCTGCCGCACGCCGGCGGCATCCGCATGCTCGGCAATTTGCTCGGCGATCCGCAGCAGGTCGTGACCATCGGGGCGCCCGTCGAGGCCGTGTTCGAGGCGCACGACGACGCCAAGACCCCGTTCACTCTCGTGCAGTGGGTGTGCGAGCCGCAGGACGCCGCGGGGCTGGGGCCCCGCCGTCCGAGGCGAGCAATTTGATAGAAGACCGCGTAGGAGGAGATGACATGAGCCAGCTCGAGATCAACGCGCCGAACCTGTGGCGGCTCGAATCCCCCGGGCATGCCGGCTGGGCGCGCACCGCCCGGCCGCAGGATCCCAACAAGTACTTCATCGTGTCCGCCGACTGCCACGCCAACGAGCCCGCGAACCTGTGGGCCGAGCGCATCGACGCGAAGTACCGCGACCGCCTGCCCCGCGTGATCACGGACGAGAACGGGGTGAAGTGGCGCGTGTCCGAGGGCCACCGGCCCGATCGCCTTCGCGTCGACGAGATGGAGGGCGAGGACCGGCTGAGGCAGCTCGCCGGCGCCGATCCCCGGGACCGCCTGCG contains:
- a CDS encoding OB-fold domain-containing protein, with the translated sequence MAPTATGRYYLPAGLPAPVAEPDGLDRPYWDGTRRSELWVQRCNRCRTWQWGPEWICHACLVSDVGWTRVDGRGVIYSWERAWHPVHPALKGHGPYIVVLVELPHAGGIRMLGNLLGDPQQVVTIGAPVEAVFEAHDDAKTPFTLVQWVCEPQDAAGLGPRRPRRAI